One window of Vespula pensylvanica isolate Volc-1 chromosome 15, ASM1446617v1, whole genome shotgun sequence genomic DNA carries:
- the LOC122634490 gene encoding RUN and FYVE domain-containing protein 2-like isoform X2 has translation MRQEPQSGLKTRPPVDHGGLHHGGVMLEEDMAGAQDTIYLCNFRVSVDGEWLCLKELQDVEFSLQDSIQRSPSPPLPLSGIDPHRHRQQLLPEQRDFRDALPPSPPPPLRHVSSLSRDPVIIERSNLVNISKLIVKELIETSLKYGRMLDSDHMPLQHFFIVLEHVLRHGLRPKKGLLGPKKELWDILQLVEKYCPEAQDITSSIRDLPTVRTAMGRARAWLRMALMQKKLADYLKILIDHKDDILSEYFEPDALMMSEEAIVVMGLLVGLNVIDCNFCVKEEDLDCQQGVIDFSLYLRNSNHIPGESPDDELENDNMTTVLDQKNYIEELNRHLNATVTNLQAKLETLTTTNALMKEDLSIAKNNFLSLQEENRQLKKELGIEIKDANENGKAPIKITETTTEIEELRSRLESEKKLRQDTEKELQLQISMKSEMEVAMKLLEKDIHEKQDTIISLRQQLDDIKLINLEMYKKLQECEASLNHKTELIKKLEAKTLSMTETFQKLDEQRKELDGVRARTEEKAKVLAAEAAERTARAKDVERELHVEREWRTSLQESSISNAERISQLRQENDQLKQISEKYVTLQEEYYALKEICSEQERTLEELGVQLSAAKLATVELREAADNAQWQSQQDGGGTAWADDRQVTHCKGCNREFNITRRKHHCRNCGNIFCKSCSDNTMSLTDNSKQVRVCDECYVLLVGRYSVML, from the exons ATGCGGCAAGAACCCCAGAGCGGCTTGAAAACGCGACCTCCGGTCGATCACGGTGGTCTTCATCACGGCGGGGTCATGCTCGAAGAGGACATGGCCGGTGCCCAGGACACGATTTATCTTTGCAATTTTCGCGTGTCCGTTGATGGCGAGTGGCTCTGTTTAAAGGAACTTCAGGACGTTGAGTTTTCTCTGCAAGACTCGATACAACGTTCGCCTTCGCCACCGTTACCTCTCAGTGGTATTGATCCTCATCGTCATCGGCAACAGCTGTTACCCGAGCAGCGGGATTTTCGCGATGCATTACCGCCAAGTCCACCGCCGCCATTGCGTCACGTCTCAAGCTTGT CACGAGACCCGGTGATCATCGAAAGGAGTAATctcgtaaatatttcaaagttaaTCGTGAAAGAGCTCATCGAAACTTCTTTAAAATATGGCCGCATGCTCGATTCGGATCATATGCCTCTGCAACATTTCTTCATCGTTCTCGAGCATGTACTCAGGCACGGTTTACGACCGAAGAAG GGTTTACTTGGACCCAAGAAGGAGCTTTGGGACATCCTTCAGCTTGTGGAGAAATACTGCCCTGAAGCGCAAGATATTACTTCCAGTATTCGCGATTTGCCGACGGTTAG AACTGCCATGGGTCGGGCGCGTGCCTGGCTTCGAATGGCACTCATGCAAAAGAAGTTAGCAGACTACCTAAAGATTTTGATCGATCACAAGGACGACATTTTGTCTGAATATTTCGAGCCAGACGCTCTGATGATGAGCGAGGAGGCTATCGTGGTAATGGGTTTGTTGGTGGGTTTGAATGTGATCGATTGCAATTTCTGCGTAAAG GAAGAAGATCTCGATTGTCAACAAGGTGTGATCGATTTTTCGTTATACTTGCGTAATAGTAATCATATACCCGGAGAATCACCTGACGACGAACTCGAAAATGACAACATGACAACGGTTCTCGATCAAAAGAATTACATCGAGGAACTTAATCGGCACTTGAA CGCCACTGTGACGAATCTCCAAGCCAAACTCGAAACTCTAACTACGACGAATGCTCTCATGAAAGAAGATCTGTCTATTgcaaagaataattttctatcgctTCAAGAGGAAAACAGACAGCTTAAGAAAGAATTAGGAATTGAAATTAAGGATGCTAACGAG aatgGGAAGGCTCCTATTAAAATAACCGAAACTACGACGGAAATCGAAGAGCTTAGAAGTAGACTCGAATCAGAGAAGAAATTGCGACAGGACACAGAGAAGGAGTTGCAATTACAG ATAAGCATGAAGTCCGAGATGGAGGTGGCGATGaaattgttagaaaaagaCATCCACGAGAAGCAGGACACCATAATATCGCTTAGGCAACAACTCGACGACATCAAGCTGATCAATTTGGAGATGTACAAAAAATTACAG GAATGCGAAGCTTCGCTTAATCATAAGACAGAACTGATCAAAAAACTGGAGGCTAAGACACTGTCGATGACTGAGACATTCCAGAAACTGGATGAACA GCGCAAGGAATTGGACGGAGTTAGAGCAAGGACGGAGGAGAAGGCTAAGGTCCTAGCTGCCGAGGCGGCCGAGAGGACAGCTCGAGCTAAGGACGTTGAGAGGGAACTACATGTGGAACGAGAATGGAGAACGTCCCTACAGGAATCATCGATCTCCAACGCAGAAAGGATTTCACAATTACGCCAAGAAAACGATCAGCTGAAGCAAATATCAGAA AAATACGTAACGCTGCAGGAGGAGTATTACGCGTTAAAGGAGATCTGCTCGGAACAGGAAAGAACCCTGGAGGAACTTGGGGTGCAGTTGAGCGCAGCGAAACTGGCGACGGTCGAATTACGTGAGGCTGCTGACAATGCTCAATGGCAGTCTCAGCAAGATGGCGGCGGGACTGCGTGGGCGGACGATCGACAGGTCACCCATTGCAAGGGTTGTAATCGTGAATTCAACATCACTCGTCGTAAG
- the LOC122634490 gene encoding protein RUFY3-like isoform X3 — MRQEPQSGLKTRPPVDHGGLHHGGVMLEEDMAGAQDTIYLCNFRVSVDGEWLCLKELQDVEFSLQDSIQRSPSPPLPLSARDPVIIERSNLVNISKLIVKELIETSLKYGRMLDSDHMPLQHFFIVLEHVLRHGLRPKKGLLGPKKELWDILQLVEKYCPEAQDITSSIRDLPTVRTAMGRARAWLRMALMQKKLADYLKILIDHKDDILSEYFEPDALMMSEEAIVVMGLLVGLNVIDCNFCVKEEDLDCQQGVIDFSLYLRNSNHIPGESPDDELENDNMTTVLDQKNYIEELNRHLNATVTNLQAKLETLTTTNALMKEDLSIAKNNFLSLQEENRQLKKELGIEIKDANENGKAPIKITETTTEIEELRSRLESEKKLRQDTEKELQLQISMKSEMEVAMKLLEKDIHEKQDTIISLRQQLDDIKLINLEMYKKLQECEASLNHKTELIKKLEAKTLSMTETFQKLDEQIKVERCDLIRRKELDGVRARTEEKAKVLAAEAAERTARAKDVERELHVEREWRTSLQESSISNAERISQLRQENDQLKQISEKYVTLQEEYYALKEICSEQERTLEELGVQLSAAKLATVELREAADNAQWQSQQDGGGTAWADDRQVTHCKGCNREFNITRRKHHCRNCGNIFCKSCSDNTMSLTDNSKQVRVCDECYVLLVGRYSVML, encoded by the exons ATGCGGCAAGAACCCCAGAGCGGCTTGAAAACGCGACCTCCGGTCGATCACGGTGGTCTTCATCACGGCGGGGTCATGCTCGAAGAGGACATGGCCGGTGCCCAGGACACGATTTATCTTTGCAATTTTCGCGTGTCCGTTGATGGCGAGTGGCTCTGTTTAAAGGAACTTCAGGACGTTGAGTTTTCTCTGCAAGACTCGATACAACGTTCGCCTTCGCCACCGTTACCTCTCAGTG CACGAGACCCGGTGATCATCGAAAGGAGTAATctcgtaaatatttcaaagttaaTCGTGAAAGAGCTCATCGAAACTTCTTTAAAATATGGCCGCATGCTCGATTCGGATCATATGCCTCTGCAACATTTCTTCATCGTTCTCGAGCATGTACTCAGGCACGGTTTACGACCGAAGAAG GGTTTACTTGGACCCAAGAAGGAGCTTTGGGACATCCTTCAGCTTGTGGAGAAATACTGCCCTGAAGCGCAAGATATTACTTCCAGTATTCGCGATTTGCCGACGGTTAG AACTGCCATGGGTCGGGCGCGTGCCTGGCTTCGAATGGCACTCATGCAAAAGAAGTTAGCAGACTACCTAAAGATTTTGATCGATCACAAGGACGACATTTTGTCTGAATATTTCGAGCCAGACGCTCTGATGATGAGCGAGGAGGCTATCGTGGTAATGGGTTTGTTGGTGGGTTTGAATGTGATCGATTGCAATTTCTGCGTAAAG GAAGAAGATCTCGATTGTCAACAAGGTGTGATCGATTTTTCGTTATACTTGCGTAATAGTAATCATATACCCGGAGAATCACCTGACGACGAACTCGAAAATGACAACATGACAACGGTTCTCGATCAAAAGAATTACATCGAGGAACTTAATCGGCACTTGAA CGCCACTGTGACGAATCTCCAAGCCAAACTCGAAACTCTAACTACGACGAATGCTCTCATGAAAGAAGATCTGTCTATTgcaaagaataattttctatcgctTCAAGAGGAAAACAGACAGCTTAAGAAAGAATTAGGAATTGAAATTAAGGATGCTAACGAG aatgGGAAGGCTCCTATTAAAATAACCGAAACTACGACGGAAATCGAAGAGCTTAGAAGTAGACTCGAATCAGAGAAGAAATTGCGACAGGACACAGAGAAGGAGTTGCAATTACAG ATAAGCATGAAGTCCGAGATGGAGGTGGCGATGaaattgttagaaaaagaCATCCACGAGAAGCAGGACACCATAATATCGCTTAGGCAACAACTCGACGACATCAAGCTGATCAATTTGGAGATGTACAAAAAATTACAG GAATGCGAAGCTTCGCTTAATCATAAGACAGAACTGATCAAAAAACTGGAGGCTAAGACACTGTCGATGACTGAGACATTCCAGAAACTGGATGAACA AATTAAGGTCGAGCGATGTGACTTAATTAGGCGCAAGGAATTGGACGGAGTTAGAGCAAGGACGGAGGAGAAGGCTAAGGTCCTAGCTGCCGAGGCGGCCGAGAGGACAGCTCGAGCTAAGGACGTTGAGAGGGAACTACATGTGGAACGAGAATGGAGAACGTCCCTACAGGAATCATCGATCTCCAACGCAGAAAGGATTTCACAATTACGCCAAGAAAACGATCAGCTGAAGCAAATATCAGAA AAATACGTAACGCTGCAGGAGGAGTATTACGCGTTAAAGGAGATCTGCTCGGAACAGGAAAGAACCCTGGAGGAACTTGGGGTGCAGTTGAGCGCAGCGAAACTGGCGACGGTCGAATTACGTGAGGCTGCTGACAATGCTCAATGGCAGTCTCAGCAAGATGGCGGCGGGACTGCGTGGGCGGACGATCGACAGGTCACCCATTGCAAGGGTTGTAATCGTGAATTCAACATCACTCGTCGTAAG
- the LOC122634490 gene encoding RUN and FYVE domain-containing protein 2-like isoform X5 — protein sequence MAAESSEGLPISPSEKSLTGSLVSDENEKTVSRSPSSYSIREDKWPDLVVSRPKKLDAWWSPRPRDPVIIERSNLVNISKLIVKELIETSLKYGRMLDSDHMPLQHFFIVLEHVLRHGLRPKKGLLGPKKELWDILQLVEKYCPEAQDITSSIRDLPTVRTAMGRARAWLRMALMQKKLADYLKILIDHKDDILSEYFEPDALMMSEEAIVVMGLLVGLNVIDCNFCVKEEDLDCQQGVIDFSLYLRNSNHIPGESPDDELENDNMTTVLDQKNYIEELNRHLNATVTNLQAKLETLTTTNALMKEDLSIAKNNFLSLQEENRQLKKELGIEIKDANENGKAPIKITETTTEIEELRSRLESEKKLRQDTEKELQLQISMKSEMEVAMKLLEKDIHEKQDTIISLRQQLDDIKLINLEMYKKLQECEASLNHKTELIKKLEAKTLSMTETFQKLDEQIKVERCDLIRRKELDGVRARTEEKAKVLAAEAAERTARAKDVERELHVEREWRTSLQESSISNAERISQLRQENDQLKQISEKYVTLQEEYYALKEICSEQERTLEELGVQLSAAKLATVELREAADNAQWQSQQDGGGTAWADDRQVTHCKGCNREFNITRRKHHCRNCGNIFCKSCSDNTMSLTDNSKQVRVCDECYVLLVGRYSVML from the exons ATGGCCGCGGAGAGCAGCGAAGGTTTGCCAATATCTCCGTCCGAGAAATCGTTGACCGGTAGTTTAGTGtccgatgaaaatgaaaaaaccgTTTCACGTTCACCCTCGAGTTATTCCATACGAGAAGATAAATGGCCGGATTTGGTGGTGTCGAGACCTAAAAAATTGGACGCATGGTGGTCGCCGAGAC CACGAGACCCGGTGATCATCGAAAGGAGTAATctcgtaaatatttcaaagttaaTCGTGAAAGAGCTCATCGAAACTTCTTTAAAATATGGCCGCATGCTCGATTCGGATCATATGCCTCTGCAACATTTCTTCATCGTTCTCGAGCATGTACTCAGGCACGGTTTACGACCGAAGAAG GGTTTACTTGGACCCAAGAAGGAGCTTTGGGACATCCTTCAGCTTGTGGAGAAATACTGCCCTGAAGCGCAAGATATTACTTCCAGTATTCGCGATTTGCCGACGGTTAG AACTGCCATGGGTCGGGCGCGTGCCTGGCTTCGAATGGCACTCATGCAAAAGAAGTTAGCAGACTACCTAAAGATTTTGATCGATCACAAGGACGACATTTTGTCTGAATATTTCGAGCCAGACGCTCTGATGATGAGCGAGGAGGCTATCGTGGTAATGGGTTTGTTGGTGGGTTTGAATGTGATCGATTGCAATTTCTGCGTAAAG GAAGAAGATCTCGATTGTCAACAAGGTGTGATCGATTTTTCGTTATACTTGCGTAATAGTAATCATATACCCGGAGAATCACCTGACGACGAACTCGAAAATGACAACATGACAACGGTTCTCGATCAAAAGAATTACATCGAGGAACTTAATCGGCACTTGAA CGCCACTGTGACGAATCTCCAAGCCAAACTCGAAACTCTAACTACGACGAATGCTCTCATGAAAGAAGATCTGTCTATTgcaaagaataattttctatcgctTCAAGAGGAAAACAGACAGCTTAAGAAAGAATTAGGAATTGAAATTAAGGATGCTAACGAG aatgGGAAGGCTCCTATTAAAATAACCGAAACTACGACGGAAATCGAAGAGCTTAGAAGTAGACTCGAATCAGAGAAGAAATTGCGACAGGACACAGAGAAGGAGTTGCAATTACAG ATAAGCATGAAGTCCGAGATGGAGGTGGCGATGaaattgttagaaaaagaCATCCACGAGAAGCAGGACACCATAATATCGCTTAGGCAACAACTCGACGACATCAAGCTGATCAATTTGGAGATGTACAAAAAATTACAG GAATGCGAAGCTTCGCTTAATCATAAGACAGAACTGATCAAAAAACTGGAGGCTAAGACACTGTCGATGACTGAGACATTCCAGAAACTGGATGAACA AATTAAGGTCGAGCGATGTGACTTAATTAGGCGCAAGGAATTGGACGGAGTTAGAGCAAGGACGGAGGAGAAGGCTAAGGTCCTAGCTGCCGAGGCGGCCGAGAGGACAGCTCGAGCTAAGGACGTTGAGAGGGAACTACATGTGGAACGAGAATGGAGAACGTCCCTACAGGAATCATCGATCTCCAACGCAGAAAGGATTTCACAATTACGCCAAGAAAACGATCAGCTGAAGCAAATATCAGAA AAATACGTAACGCTGCAGGAGGAGTATTACGCGTTAAAGGAGATCTGCTCGGAACAGGAAAGAACCCTGGAGGAACTTGGGGTGCAGTTGAGCGCAGCGAAACTGGCGACGGTCGAATTACGTGAGGCTGCTGACAATGCTCAATGGCAGTCTCAGCAAGATGGCGGCGGGACTGCGTGGGCGGACGATCGACAGGTCACCCATTGCAAGGGTTGTAATCGTGAATTCAACATCACTCGTCGTAAG
- the LOC122634490 gene encoding protein RUFY3-like isoform X4 — MRQEPQSGLKTRPPVDHGGLHHGGVMLEEDMAGAQDTIYLCNFRVSVDGEWLCLKELQDVEFSLQDSIQRSPSPPLPLSARDPVIIERSNLVNISKLIVKELIETSLKYGRMLDSDHMPLQHFFIVLEHVLRHGLRPKKGLLGPKKELWDILQLVEKYCPEAQDITSSIRDLPTVRTAMGRARAWLRMALMQKKLADYLKILIDHKDDILSEYFEPDALMMSEEAIVVMGLLVGLNVIDCNFCVKEEDLDCQQGVIDFSLYLRNSNHIPGESPDDELENDNMTTVLDQKNYIEELNRHLNATVTNLQAKLETLTTTNALMKEDLSIAKNNFLSLQEENRQLKKELGIEIKDANENGKAPIKITETTTEIEELRSRLESEKKLRQDTEKELQLQISMKSEMEVAMKLLEKDIHEKQDTIISLRQQLDDIKLINLEMYKKLQECEASLNHKTELIKKLEAKTLSMTETFQKLDEQRKELDGVRARTEEKAKVLAAEAAERTARAKDVERELHVEREWRTSLQESSISNAERISQLRQENDQLKQISEKYVTLQEEYYALKEICSEQERTLEELGVQLSAAKLATVELREAADNAQWQSQQDGGGTAWADDRQVTHCKGCNREFNITRRKHHCRNCGNIFCKSCSDNTMSLTDNSKQVRVCDECYVLLVGRYSVML, encoded by the exons ATGCGGCAAGAACCCCAGAGCGGCTTGAAAACGCGACCTCCGGTCGATCACGGTGGTCTTCATCACGGCGGGGTCATGCTCGAAGAGGACATGGCCGGTGCCCAGGACACGATTTATCTTTGCAATTTTCGCGTGTCCGTTGATGGCGAGTGGCTCTGTTTAAAGGAACTTCAGGACGTTGAGTTTTCTCTGCAAGACTCGATACAACGTTCGCCTTCGCCACCGTTACCTCTCAGTG CACGAGACCCGGTGATCATCGAAAGGAGTAATctcgtaaatatttcaaagttaaTCGTGAAAGAGCTCATCGAAACTTCTTTAAAATATGGCCGCATGCTCGATTCGGATCATATGCCTCTGCAACATTTCTTCATCGTTCTCGAGCATGTACTCAGGCACGGTTTACGACCGAAGAAG GGTTTACTTGGACCCAAGAAGGAGCTTTGGGACATCCTTCAGCTTGTGGAGAAATACTGCCCTGAAGCGCAAGATATTACTTCCAGTATTCGCGATTTGCCGACGGTTAG AACTGCCATGGGTCGGGCGCGTGCCTGGCTTCGAATGGCACTCATGCAAAAGAAGTTAGCAGACTACCTAAAGATTTTGATCGATCACAAGGACGACATTTTGTCTGAATATTTCGAGCCAGACGCTCTGATGATGAGCGAGGAGGCTATCGTGGTAATGGGTTTGTTGGTGGGTTTGAATGTGATCGATTGCAATTTCTGCGTAAAG GAAGAAGATCTCGATTGTCAACAAGGTGTGATCGATTTTTCGTTATACTTGCGTAATAGTAATCATATACCCGGAGAATCACCTGACGACGAACTCGAAAATGACAACATGACAACGGTTCTCGATCAAAAGAATTACATCGAGGAACTTAATCGGCACTTGAA CGCCACTGTGACGAATCTCCAAGCCAAACTCGAAACTCTAACTACGACGAATGCTCTCATGAAAGAAGATCTGTCTATTgcaaagaataattttctatcgctTCAAGAGGAAAACAGACAGCTTAAGAAAGAATTAGGAATTGAAATTAAGGATGCTAACGAG aatgGGAAGGCTCCTATTAAAATAACCGAAACTACGACGGAAATCGAAGAGCTTAGAAGTAGACTCGAATCAGAGAAGAAATTGCGACAGGACACAGAGAAGGAGTTGCAATTACAG ATAAGCATGAAGTCCGAGATGGAGGTGGCGATGaaattgttagaaaaagaCATCCACGAGAAGCAGGACACCATAATATCGCTTAGGCAACAACTCGACGACATCAAGCTGATCAATTTGGAGATGTACAAAAAATTACAG GAATGCGAAGCTTCGCTTAATCATAAGACAGAACTGATCAAAAAACTGGAGGCTAAGACACTGTCGATGACTGAGACATTCCAGAAACTGGATGAACA GCGCAAGGAATTGGACGGAGTTAGAGCAAGGACGGAGGAGAAGGCTAAGGTCCTAGCTGCCGAGGCGGCCGAGAGGACAGCTCGAGCTAAGGACGTTGAGAGGGAACTACATGTGGAACGAGAATGGAGAACGTCCCTACAGGAATCATCGATCTCCAACGCAGAAAGGATTTCACAATTACGCCAAGAAAACGATCAGCTGAAGCAAATATCAGAA AAATACGTAACGCTGCAGGAGGAGTATTACGCGTTAAAGGAGATCTGCTCGGAACAGGAAAGAACCCTGGAGGAACTTGGGGTGCAGTTGAGCGCAGCGAAACTGGCGACGGTCGAATTACGTGAGGCTGCTGACAATGCTCAATGGCAGTCTCAGCAAGATGGCGGCGGGACTGCGTGGGCGGACGATCGACAGGTCACCCATTGCAAGGGTTGTAATCGTGAATTCAACATCACTCGTCGTAAG
- the LOC122634490 gene encoding RUN and FYVE domain-containing protein 2-like isoform X1 produces MRQEPQSGLKTRPPVDHGGLHHGGVMLEEDMAGAQDTIYLCNFRVSVDGEWLCLKELQDVEFSLQDSIQRSPSPPLPLSGIDPHRHRQQLLPEQRDFRDALPPSPPPPLRHVSSLSRDPVIIERSNLVNISKLIVKELIETSLKYGRMLDSDHMPLQHFFIVLEHVLRHGLRPKKGLLGPKKELWDILQLVEKYCPEAQDITSSIRDLPTVRTAMGRARAWLRMALMQKKLADYLKILIDHKDDILSEYFEPDALMMSEEAIVVMGLLVGLNVIDCNFCVKEEDLDCQQGVIDFSLYLRNSNHIPGESPDDELENDNMTTVLDQKNYIEELNRHLNATVTNLQAKLETLTTTNALMKEDLSIAKNNFLSLQEENRQLKKELGIEIKDANENGKAPIKITETTTEIEELRSRLESEKKLRQDTEKELQLQISMKSEMEVAMKLLEKDIHEKQDTIISLRQQLDDIKLINLEMYKKLQECEASLNHKTELIKKLEAKTLSMTETFQKLDEQIKVERCDLIRRKELDGVRARTEEKAKVLAAEAAERTARAKDVERELHVEREWRTSLQESSISNAERISQLRQENDQLKQISEKYVTLQEEYYALKEICSEQERTLEELGVQLSAAKLATVELREAADNAQWQSQQDGGGTAWADDRQVTHCKGCNREFNITRRKHHCRNCGNIFCKSCSDNTMSLTDNSKQVRVCDECYVLLVGRYSVML; encoded by the exons ATGCGGCAAGAACCCCAGAGCGGCTTGAAAACGCGACCTCCGGTCGATCACGGTGGTCTTCATCACGGCGGGGTCATGCTCGAAGAGGACATGGCCGGTGCCCAGGACACGATTTATCTTTGCAATTTTCGCGTGTCCGTTGATGGCGAGTGGCTCTGTTTAAAGGAACTTCAGGACGTTGAGTTTTCTCTGCAAGACTCGATACAACGTTCGCCTTCGCCACCGTTACCTCTCAGTGGTATTGATCCTCATCGTCATCGGCAACAGCTGTTACCCGAGCAGCGGGATTTTCGCGATGCATTACCGCCAAGTCCACCGCCGCCATTGCGTCACGTCTCAAGCTTGT CACGAGACCCGGTGATCATCGAAAGGAGTAATctcgtaaatatttcaaagttaaTCGTGAAAGAGCTCATCGAAACTTCTTTAAAATATGGCCGCATGCTCGATTCGGATCATATGCCTCTGCAACATTTCTTCATCGTTCTCGAGCATGTACTCAGGCACGGTTTACGACCGAAGAAG GGTTTACTTGGACCCAAGAAGGAGCTTTGGGACATCCTTCAGCTTGTGGAGAAATACTGCCCTGAAGCGCAAGATATTACTTCCAGTATTCGCGATTTGCCGACGGTTAG AACTGCCATGGGTCGGGCGCGTGCCTGGCTTCGAATGGCACTCATGCAAAAGAAGTTAGCAGACTACCTAAAGATTTTGATCGATCACAAGGACGACATTTTGTCTGAATATTTCGAGCCAGACGCTCTGATGATGAGCGAGGAGGCTATCGTGGTAATGGGTTTGTTGGTGGGTTTGAATGTGATCGATTGCAATTTCTGCGTAAAG GAAGAAGATCTCGATTGTCAACAAGGTGTGATCGATTTTTCGTTATACTTGCGTAATAGTAATCATATACCCGGAGAATCACCTGACGACGAACTCGAAAATGACAACATGACAACGGTTCTCGATCAAAAGAATTACATCGAGGAACTTAATCGGCACTTGAA CGCCACTGTGACGAATCTCCAAGCCAAACTCGAAACTCTAACTACGACGAATGCTCTCATGAAAGAAGATCTGTCTATTgcaaagaataattttctatcgctTCAAGAGGAAAACAGACAGCTTAAGAAAGAATTAGGAATTGAAATTAAGGATGCTAACGAG aatgGGAAGGCTCCTATTAAAATAACCGAAACTACGACGGAAATCGAAGAGCTTAGAAGTAGACTCGAATCAGAGAAGAAATTGCGACAGGACACAGAGAAGGAGTTGCAATTACAG ATAAGCATGAAGTCCGAGATGGAGGTGGCGATGaaattgttagaaaaagaCATCCACGAGAAGCAGGACACCATAATATCGCTTAGGCAACAACTCGACGACATCAAGCTGATCAATTTGGAGATGTACAAAAAATTACAG GAATGCGAAGCTTCGCTTAATCATAAGACAGAACTGATCAAAAAACTGGAGGCTAAGACACTGTCGATGACTGAGACATTCCAGAAACTGGATGAACA AATTAAGGTCGAGCGATGTGACTTAATTAGGCGCAAGGAATTGGACGGAGTTAGAGCAAGGACGGAGGAGAAGGCTAAGGTCCTAGCTGCCGAGGCGGCCGAGAGGACAGCTCGAGCTAAGGACGTTGAGAGGGAACTACATGTGGAACGAGAATGGAGAACGTCCCTACAGGAATCATCGATCTCCAACGCAGAAAGGATTTCACAATTACGCCAAGAAAACGATCAGCTGAAGCAAATATCAGAA AAATACGTAACGCTGCAGGAGGAGTATTACGCGTTAAAGGAGATCTGCTCGGAACAGGAAAGAACCCTGGAGGAACTTGGGGTGCAGTTGAGCGCAGCGAAACTGGCGACGGTCGAATTACGTGAGGCTGCTGACAATGCTCAATGGCAGTCTCAGCAAGATGGCGGCGGGACTGCGTGGGCGGACGATCGACAGGTCACCCATTGCAAGGGTTGTAATCGTGAATTCAACATCACTCGTCGTAAG